A window of the Henckelia pumila isolate YLH828 chromosome 3, ASM3356847v2, whole genome shotgun sequence genome harbors these coding sequences:
- the LOC140886982 gene encoding magnesium-chelatase subunit ChlH, chloroplastic, whose amino-acid sequence MASLVSTSLIVPNSKVELLSSISQKNYFLHSFLPKKANQLNKQASHKFKCNAIGNGLFTQTSPEVRRIVPEKSRGLPTVKVVYVVLEAQYQSSLTAAVQSLNQNGEYASFEVVGYLVEELRDENTYQTFCKDLEDANVFIGSLIFVEELALKVKVAVEKERERLDAVLVFPSMPEVMRLNKLGSFSMSQLGQSKSPFFQLFKKKNKSSAGFADSMLKLVRTLPKVLKYLPSDKAQDARLYILSLQFWLGGSQDNLVNFLKMISGSYVPALKGTKIPYSDPVLYLDNGVWHPLAPCMYDDVKEYLNWYGTRRDANEKLKSSNAPVVGLVLQRSHIVTGDESHYVAVIMELEARGAKVIPIFAGGLDFSGPVERYFIDPITKKPMVNSVVSLTGFALVGGPARQDHPKAVESLMKLDVPYIVALPLVFQTTEEWLNSTLGLHPIQVALQVALPELDGGMEPIVFAGRDPRTGKSHALHKRVEQLCTRAIRWADLKRKSKTDKKLAITVFSFPPDKGNVGSAAYLNVFSSIYSVLKDLKNDGYTVENLPETAEALIEDVIHDKEAQFNSPNLNIAYKMGVREYQRLTPYASSLEENWGKPPGNLNSDGENLLVYGKRYGNVFIGVQPTFGYEGDPMRLLFSKSASPHHGFAAYYSFVEKIFKADAVLHFGTHGSLEFMPGKQVGMSDVCYPDSLIGNIPNVYYYAANNPSEATIAKRRSYANTISYLTPPAENAGLYKGLKQLSELISSYQSLKDTGRGSQIVSSIISTARQCNLDKDVELPEEGVEISAKERDLVVGKVYSKIMEIESRLLPCGLHVIGEPPSAMEAVATLVNIAALDRPEEGISSLPSILAETKARAIEDIYRGSDKGILDDVELLRQITEASRGAVTAFVERTTNKKGQVVDVADKLTSILGFGINEPWIQYLSNTTFHRADRDKLRVLFQFLGDCLKLVVADNELGSLKQALEGKYVEPGPGGDPIRNPKVLPTGKNIHALDPQSIPTAAAMQSAMVVVDRLLERQKAENEGKYPETIALVLWGTDNIKTYGESLAQVLWMIGVKPVADTFGRVNRVELVSLEELGRPRIDVVVNCSGVFRDLFINQMNLLDRAVKMVAELDEPEDQNYVRKHALEQAKDLGVNVREAASRIFSNASGSYSSNVNLAVENSSWNDEKQLQDMYLSRKSFAFDSDAPGVGMSEKRKIFEMALSTADATFQNLDSSEISLTDVSHYFDSDPTNLVQNLRKDGKKPSAYIADTTTANAQVRTLSETVRLDARTKLLNPKWYEGMMSSGYEGVREIEKRLTNTVGWSATSGQVDNWVYEEANTTFIQDEQMLNRLMSTNPNSFRKLVQTFLEANGRGYWETSEDNIEKLKQLYSEVEDKIEGIDR is encoded by the exons ATGGCCTCCTTGGTTTCGACTTCATTGATCGTACCCAACTCGAAAGTTGAACTCCTTTCATCAATTTCGCAAAAGAACTACTTTTTGCACTCATTTCTTCCCAAGAAAGCCAACCAACTCAACAAACAGGCATCCCACAAATTTAAATGTAATGCAATTGGGAATGGTTTGTTCACTCAAACCTCTCCTGAGGTACGCCGGATTGTGCCCGAAAAATCAAGAGGGCTGCCCACGGTAAAAGTCGTGTACGTCGTGTTAGAGGCTCAATACCAATCATCCCTTACAGCTGCAGTCCAGAGCCTTAATCAGAATGGAGAGTATGCTTCATTTGAAGTCGTGGGTTATTTGGTGGAGGAGCTTAGAGATGAGAATACATACCAAACTTTCTGCAAAGACCTTGAGGATGCGAATGTCTTTATTGGGTCCTTGATTTTTGTTGAGGAATTGGCCTTGAAGGTGAAGGTTGCAGTGGAGAAAGAAAGGGAAAGGCTTGATGCTGTTCTGGTTTTTCCTTCAATGCCTGAGGTAATGAGACTCAATAAGTTGGGTTCATTCAGCATGTCTCAGCTCGGGCAGTCGAAAAGTCCGTTTTTTCAGCTTTTCAAGAAAAAGAACAAGTCTTCTGCTGGCTTTGCTGACAGTATGCTGAAGCTAGTGAGGACTTTGCCTAAGGTTTTGAAGTACTTGCCAAGTGATAAAGCCCAAGATGCAAGGTTGTATATACTTAGCTTGCAGTTTTGGCTCGGCGGCTCGCAGGATAATCTTGTGAATTTCTTGAAGATGATCTCTGGTTCTTATGTACCAGCTCTGAAAGGGACGAAAATCCCTTATTCGGATCCGGTTTTGTACTTGGATAATGGAGTTTGGCACCCTTTGGCTCCGTGTATGTATGATGATGTGAAGGAGTACTTGAATTGGTATGGTACTAGGAGGGATGCCAATGAGAAACTAAAGAGCTCAAATGCACCGGTGGTCGGTTTGGTTCTGCAGAGGAGTCATATAGTTACTGGAGATGAAAGTCACTATGTTGCTGTGATCATGGAGCTTGAAGCGAGAGGGGCTAAGGTGATACCCATTTTTGCTGGAGGGCTAGACTTTTCGGGGCCGGTCGAGCGGTACTTCATTGATCCAATCACGAAGAAACCAATGGTGAATTCCGTAGTGTCACTTACTGGTTTTGCTCTTGTTGGAGGGCCGGCGAGGCAGGACCATCCAAAGGCCGTTGAGTCCTTGATGAAGCTGGATGTGCCATACATTGTAGCGTTGCCGCTAGTCTTTCAGACTACTGAGGAGTGGCTGAATAGCACTTTGGGACTCCACCCTATTCAGGTGGCTTTACAAGTCGCTCTCCCGGAGCTTGATGGAGGCATGGAACCCATCGTTTTTGCTGGCCGAGATCCTAGAACAG GGAAATCACATGCTCTTCACAAAAGAGTGGAGCAGCTCTGCACCAGAGCAATCAGATGGGCTGATCTGAAGAGGAAATCTAAG ACAGATAAGAAGCTAGCGATTACCGTGTTCAGTTTCCCTCCAGACAAAGGCAATGTTGGAAGTGCTGCTTACCTGAACGTTTTTTCTTCTATCTACTCTGTCCTCAAAGACCTAAAAAACGATGGATATACTGTCGAGAATCTTCCAGAAACTGCTGAAGCCTTAATAGAAGACGTAATTCACGATAAAGAAGCTCAGTTCAACAGCCCGAATCTTAACATAGCGTACAAAATGGGCGTGAGGGAGTACCAAAGGCTGACTCCATATGCCTCTTCTTTAGAAGAAAACTGGGGGAAACCTCCGGGAAATCTGAATTCTGATGGAGAAAACCTTCTTGTATATGGAAAACGGTATGGAAATGTATTTATTGGTGTCCAACCCACATTTGGTTATGAAGGTGATCCTATGCGGCTTCTTTTCTCAAAATCTGCgagcccacatcatggttttgctGCTTACTATTCTTTTGTTGAGAAAATATTTAAAGCTGATGCTGTTCTTCACTTTGGGACTCATGGTTCTCTTGAATTCATGCCTGGGAAACAAGTCGGGATGAGTGATGTTTGTTACCCTGATAGTCTTATTGGGAACATCCCGAATGTATATTACTATGCTGCCAATAATCCATCCGAGGCCACCATTGCTAAGCGTAGGAGTTACGCAAATACAATAAGTTATTTGACTCCTCCAGCAGAAAACGCAGGGCTTTACAAGGGATTGAAGCAGCTAAGTGAGCTTATTTCTTCCTACCAATCTCTTAAAGACACGGGACGTGGATCTCAGATCGTGAGCTCTATCATCAGCACGGCTCGGCAGTGCAATCTTGACAAGGATGTGGAACTTCCTGAAGAAGGGGTTGAGATTTCTGCCAAGGAACGAGACCTCGTGGTGGGTAAAGTATATTCCAAGATTATGGAGATCGAATCACGGTTACTTCCTTGTGGTCTCCATGTCATCGGTGAGCCTCCATCGGCTATGGAGGCGGTGGCTACTCTGGTCAATATTGCTGCATTGGATCGTCCTGAAGAAGGGATTTCTTCTCTGCCGTCAATATTGGCTGAGACTAAGGCCCGAGCAATTGAGGATATCTATAGAGGAAGTGACAAGGGCATTTTAGATGATGTGGAGCTACTTCGACAGATAACCGAGGCATCCCGTGGTGCGGTTACTGCATTTGTTGAGCGAACTACTAACAAGAAAGGGCAGGTTGTTGATGTCGCTGataaacttacatcaattcttGGTTTTGGAATAAATGAGCCATGGATTCAGTACCTGTCGAACACAACATTTCACCGTGCCGATAGAGACAAACTTAGAGTCTTGTTTCAATTCTTAGGGGACTGCTTGAAGCTTGTCGTGGCGGACAATGAGTTGGGAAGTTTGAAACAAGCTTTGGAAGGAAAATATGTTGAGCCAGGTCCGGGAGGAGATCCAATTAGAAATCCGAAGGTTTTACCCACCGGAAAGAATATCCACGCCTTGGACCCACAATCTATTCCCACAGCTGCAGCTATGCAGAGTGCAATGGTGGTTGTCGACAGGTTGCTCGAGAGGCAGAAGGCTGAAAACGAAGGGAAATATCCCGAGACTATTGCACTTGTCCTGTGGGGAACAGATAACATCAAGACATATGGGGAGTCACTGGCTCAGGTATTATGGATGATTGGAGTTAAGCCAGTTGCAGATACTTTTGGGAGAGTGAACCGGGTCGAACTTGTGAGTCTTGAAGAGCTTGGAAGACCAAGGATCGATGTGGTCGTCAACTGTTCTGGTGTGTTCCGGGACCTTTTCATTAATCAG ATGAACCTCCTTGATCGAGCAGTGAAGATGGTTGCTGAGCTAGACGAGCCTGAAGACCAAAATTACGTCAGGAAACATGCACTGGAACAAGCCAAAGATCTAGGAGTTAATGTACGCGAAGCTGCATCCCGGATCTTTTCAAATGCCTCAGGCTCGTACTCCTCCAATGTAAACCTTGCTGTTGAAAACTCGTCCTGGAACGATGAGAAGCAGCTCCAGGATATGTACTTGAGTCGAAAGTCATTCGCATTCGACAGCGATGCTCCTGGTGTAGGCATGTCTGAGAAGAGGAAAATTTTTGAGATGGCTCTTAGCACGGCTGATGCTACATTCCAAAATCTTGACTCATCAGAGATTTCTCTCACTGATGTCAGTCATTACTTTGATTCGGACCCGACGAATCTGGTGCAGAACCTCAGGAAAGATGGAAAGAAGCCCAGTGCATACATTGCTGATACAACTACAGCTAATGCACAG GTGCGAACACTATCTGAGACAGTTCGCCTTGACGCAAGGACTAAGTTGTTGAACCCAAAATGGTATGAAGGCATGATGTCGAGCGGGTACGAGGGGGTTCGTGAGATTGAAAAACGCCTGACGAACACTGTTGGATGGAGTGCAACTTCTGGACAAGTCGACAATTGGGTGTACGAAGAGGCAAACACCACTTTCATTCAGGACGAGCAGATGTTGAACAGACTCATGAGCACGAACCCGAACTCTTTTAGGAAGTTGGTTCAGACGTTTTTGGAGGCGAATGGGCGTGGCTACTGGGAAACTTCTGAAGACAACATTGAGAAGTTGAAGCAGTTGTACTCAGAAGTCGAAGACAAGATCGAAGGGATCGATCGTTGA
- the LOC140887195 gene encoding probable glycosyltransferase STELLO1: MLVQDRVFPSSDGSKSLNHQSRSKFRLFPPKNLDFSTWVSENIFRIGLIVLVITTVAAVFCLRNYSTAGGDAAALLCLQSTQSHSIHPKFPQINWNSIPRVVDKVTPFSSFRSEKWIVVSVSDYPSESLKKMAKIKGWQVLAIGNSRTPQDWKLKGVIYLSLDMQARLGFRVVDYLPFDSYVRKTVGYLFAIQHGAQKIYDIDDRGDVIDDDIGKHFDVDLVGQGSRQEVILQYSHDNPNRTVVNPYIHFGQRSVWPRGLPLENVGEIEHEAFYTEVFGGKQFIQQGISNGLPDVDSVFYFTRKSTLEGFDIRFDEHASKVALPQGTMVPVNSFNTIFHSAAFWGLMLPVSVSTMASDILRGYWAQRLLWEVGGYVVVYPPTVHRYDKIEAYPFSEEKDLHVNVGRLIKFLVAWRSSDHRLFEKILELSYVMAEEGFWTEKDLKFTAAWLQDLLSVGYQQPRMMSLELDRPRASIGYGDRKEFVPQKLPSVHLGVQETGMVNYEIGNLITWRKNFGNVVLIMFCYGPVERTALEWRLLYGRIFKTVIILSVEKNADLAVEKGDADHVYKNLPKLFDRYTSADGFLFLEDNTILNYWNLLQADKTKLWITNKVSKSWTSVPIAGNSDWFAKQTDLVKKVVATMPAHLQVNHKETVKDHQSLTICNSEVFYVPRRFVSDFIDLVSLVGDLDIHHKVAVPMFFLAMDTPQNYDSVFDSMRYKQKPQSNSTFYSAEASAVHPWNVSSEKDFIKLIRIMAAGDPLLMELF, encoded by the exons ATGTTGGTCCAAGATCGCGTTTTTCCTTCTTCCGACGGCTCAAAATCCCTCAATCACCAATCGAGGAGCAAATTCCGCTTATTCCCGCCCAAGAATCTTGATTTCTCCACATGGGTTTCGGAGAACATCTTCAGAATCGGCTTGATTGTCCTTGTAATCACCACCGTTGCCGCCGTGTTCTGCCTCCGGAACTACTCCACCGCTGGTGGAGACGCGGCGGCGCTGCTGTGCCTTCAGTCAACTCAGTCTCATTCCATCCACCCCAAGTTTCCTCAAATCAATTGGAATTCTATCCCTCGTGTTGTTGATAAAGTCACCCCGTTCTCGAGCTTTCGATCTGAGAAATGGATCGTTGTTTCGGTGTCTGATTATCCCTCGGAGTCGTTGAAGAAAATGGCTAAGATTAAAGGGTGGCAGGTTCTTGCGATCGGGAATTCCAGGACTCCACAAGATTGGAAATTGAAAG GTGTTATTTATTTGTCATTGGACATGCAAGCTCGATTGGGGTTTAGAGTCGTCGATTACTTGCCCTTTGATTCTTATGTCCGAAAAACTGTTGGGTATTTGTTTGCCATACAGCACGGTGCACAAAAGATCTACGACATTGATGATCGAGGCGATGTGATCGATGACGATATAGGGAAACATTTTGACGTTGATTTGGTTGGTCAGGGTTCGAGACAGGAGGTTATTTTGCAATACAGTCACGATAATCCTAATAGGACTGTTGTGAACCCTTATATACATTTCGGGCAGCGGTCTGTTTGGCCAAGGGGGTTGCCCTTAGAAAATGTAGGTGAGATTGAGCATGAGGCATTTTATACAGAGGTTTTTGGTGGGAAACAGTTTATTCAACAGGGAATTTCAAATGGGTTACCTGATGTGGACTCGGTTTTTTACTTTACTAGGAAATCGACGTTGGAAGGGTTTGACATCAGATTCGACGAGCATGCCTCTAAAGTGGCGTTACCTCAAGGTACCATGGTTCCAGTAAATTCTTTCAACACGATCTTTCATTCTGCAGCATTTTGGGGGTTGATGCTTCCGGTCTCGGTGAGTACAATGGCTTCGGATATACTGAGGGGATATTGGGCACAAAGGCTTTTGTGGGAAGTTGGTGGGTACGTCGTGGTGTATCCTCCCACCGTTCATCGCTACGATAAAATAGAAGCATACCCTTTTTCTGAAGAGAAAGATCTTCACGTTAATGTCGGTCGATTGATTAAGTTCTTGGTGGCATGGAGATCCAGTGATCACAGATTGTTCGAGAAAATTTTAGAGCTGAGTTACGTCATGGCTGAGGAAGGATTTTGGACGGAAAAGGACTTAAAATTCACTGCCGCATGGCTCCAGGACTTGCTTTCTGTTGGTTACCAGCAGCCTCGGATGATGTCCCTTGAACTCGACAGGCCTCGAGCTAGCATTGGTTACGGTGATCGAAAGGAATTTGTACCACAGAAATTACCATCTGTGCATCTTGGGGTTCAAGAAACGGGAATGGTGAACTATGAAATTGGGAACTTGATAACATGGAGGAAGAATTTTGGGAATGTTGTGCTCATAATGTTCTGCTATGGACCTGTGGAACGTACAGCATTAGAGTGGAGATTGCTATATGGAAGGATATTTAAGACGGTTATTATTTTATCAGTGGAGAAAAATGCCGATCTTGCTGTTGAAAAAGGGGATGCCGACCATGTCTACAA gaATCTGCCAAAATTATTTGATAGATACACCAGTGCGGATggctttttatttttggaagatAATACAATTCTTAATTACTGGAACTTGCTGCAAGCCGACAAGACTAAGCTCTGGATCACAAACAAG GTGTCCAAGTCTTGGACCAGTGTCCCAATTGCCGGTAACTCGGATTGGTTTGCAAAGCAAACCGATCTGGTCAAGAAAGTGGTTGCCACGATGCCAGCCCACTTACAAGTCAATCACAAAGAAACGGTGAAAGATCACCAAAGCCTTACAATCTGCAATTCCGAGGTATTCTACGTTCCACGACGTTTTGTTTCAGACTTTATCGATCTTGTAAGTCTAGTTGGCGATCTAGATATCCACCACAAGGTTGCTGTGCCAATGTTCTTTCTAGCAATGGACACTCCCCAGAATTACGACTCGGTGTTCGATTCTATGAGATATAAGCAAAAGCCACAGAGTAACTCTACATTCTATTCTGCCGAAGCATCAGCAGTTCACCCCTGGAATGTGTCGAGCGAGAAGGACTTTATTAAGCTGATCAGAATCATGGCAGCTGGTGATCCCTTGTTAATGGAATTATTTTGA